The following are encoded together in the uncultured Sphaerochaeta sp. genome:
- a CDS encoding PEGA domain-containing protein, translated as MKKIALAMSIVVLLVLFTSCATVVSDSKYPVTISSEPQNAKITITDKSNRVVFVGNTPANVTLEAGDGFFSKAAYTIKFEKDGYEPSIYTLTSSIDGWYWGNIMLGGVLGILIVDPMSGAMWKLDPNISIELVQTQSNLSLSVMDINDIPQEWKDSLIKIS; from the coding sequence ATGAAAAAAATTGCACTCGCAATGTCCATCGTTGTTTTATTGGTTCTATTCACGAGTTGTGCTACTGTCGTCAGCGACAGTAAATATCCTGTCACAATCTCGAGTGAACCACAGAATGCCAAAATCACAATAACTGACAAGTCCAACCGGGTTGTATTTGTAGGAAATACTCCAGCCAATGTTACGCTTGAAGCAGGGGATGGTTTCTTTTCCAAAGCTGCATACACAATCAAGTTTGAAAAAGATGGGTATGAACCCTCTATCTATACTCTAACGAGTTCTATTGATGGTTGGTATTGGGGAAATATTATGTTAGGGGGTGTTTTAGGTATCTTGATCGTTGATCCCATGTCTGGCGCAATGTGGAAATTGGATCCTAATATATCAATTGAGCTCGTACAAACGCAATCAAACTTGTCACTCTCTGTAATGGATATCAATGATATTCCCCAGGAATGGAAAGACTCACTCATTAAAATTAGCTAA
- the nifJ gene encoding pyruvate:ferredoxin (flavodoxin) oxidoreductase translates to MGNKKRVTIDGNTAAAHIAYAFSEVAAIYPITPSSPMGEFADSWSSTGRKNLWGKTVEIMEMQSEAGAAGAVHGALAAGALTTTFTASQGLLLMIPNMHKIAGEMTPTVFHVSARSLAAQSLSIFGDHSDVMSCRNTGFAMTCANNVQETMDMALVAHLATLESQVPFLSFFDGFRTSHELQKVEEISYEDIKPLIKEEYIRRFRERAMRPEQPRLKVAAQNEDVYFQGRETVNKYYDVLPEMVQKYMDEVEKLTGRAYHLFDYVGAEDATDVVVIMGSGADTMEWASDYINKKGGKTGVLKVRLYRPFSAKHFLEALPSSVKRLAVLDRTKEPGSLGEPLYQDIITALSQMDKSDIKVYGGRYGLSSKDFTPSHAKAVFDHLSGKAFHNFTVGINDDVTKRSIPVQDMIDVSPEGVVSCMFWGLGSDGTVGANKNSIKIIGDNTDLNAQAYFSYDSKKSGGITVSHLRFGKGQLTMPWLIDHADFVACHNPAYIGRYDMLAPLKKGGVFLLNSQISSDEIFEHLTREMQEQIIEKKIRFYNINALEIAEKAGLGTRINTVMQAAFFKISQVLPETEAIDLVKQYIKKTFLKKGEDIVKKNWAAVDGASEALHEVAIPEKITKSYDPARLIPEDADAFAKDIMEPIMHLKGNDIPVSKMSFDGSLPTATAKFEKRGVAPFVPHWIAENCIQCNQCVQSCPHAAIRAKQIEPKHLEGAPETFTTLKSNTKNEKDLQFKIQVYTEDCQGCGVCIETCPSKEKSLVFSPIATEREAGEIANAEFFEDLPYDVLDGTKETTVKGLQFKQPLFEFSGACAGCGETPYVKMVSQICGDRMIVANATGCSSIYSGTFPTTPYTVRQSDGQGPSWGNSLFEDNAEYGLGMRLAVDSNRDQLKIYIDQLLAMGTTDALKSAIEKSLELWDESSDAANDAQKAVKAALPEAIAAAKSDDEKTLLAKIDELKDYFADKVVFIMGGDGWAYDIGYGGVDHVVASGRNVNILVLDTEVYSNTGGQASKATPIAAVAKFANAGKEIGKKNMGFMCMTYGHAYVASIALGSNRLHAQKALQEAVAWKGPSIIFCYSPCINHGMNMRFSQVEEKKAVEAGYWPLYRFNPALEEGKRFSWDTKAATGSYQEFIKGEVRYTSLYKTNPENAEALFAKAEEDAKKRMSFFEKLGPLM, encoded by the coding sequence ATGGGTAACAAAAAAAGGGTTACTATTGACGGAAACACCGCTGCCGCGCATATTGCCTATGCCTTCAGTGAAGTAGCCGCAATCTATCCGATCACCCCGTCCTCCCCGATGGGAGAGTTCGCGGATTCTTGGTCCAGTACTGGGCGTAAGAACCTTTGGGGAAAGACGGTAGAAATCATGGAGATGCAGTCTGAGGCTGGTGCGGCTGGTGCCGTTCATGGTGCTCTCGCTGCTGGTGCTTTGACCACCACGTTTACTGCAAGCCAGGGATTGCTTCTGATGATCCCGAACATGCACAAGATCGCTGGTGAGATGACACCAACCGTCTTCCACGTGTCTGCAAGATCTCTTGCTGCACAGTCTCTCTCAATCTTTGGTGACCACTCCGACGTCATGTCCTGCCGCAATACCGGCTTTGCCATGACCTGTGCAAACAATGTACAGGAGACCATGGACATGGCCTTGGTCGCACACTTGGCTACACTTGAGTCCCAGGTCCCCTTCCTCAGCTTCTTTGATGGTTTCAGAACTTCACACGAGTTGCAGAAGGTCGAGGAAATTTCTTATGAAGACATCAAGCCGTTGATCAAGGAAGAGTACATCCGCCGTTTCCGTGAAAGAGCAATGCGCCCAGAACAGCCAAGGCTGAAGGTTGCAGCACAGAACGAAGATGTCTACTTCCAGGGTCGTGAGACTGTCAACAAGTATTACGATGTACTGCCTGAGATGGTCCAGAAGTACATGGATGAAGTAGAGAAGCTTACCGGTAGGGCATACCACCTCTTCGACTATGTTGGTGCAGAAGATGCAACCGATGTAGTGGTTATCATGGGTTCTGGTGCCGATACCATGGAGTGGGCTAGCGATTACATCAACAAGAAGGGTGGCAAGACCGGTGTTCTCAAGGTTCGCCTCTATCGCCCGTTCAGTGCAAAGCACTTCCTGGAAGCTCTTCCCTCTTCTGTGAAGCGTCTTGCAGTTCTTGACCGCACCAAGGAGCCTGGCTCCCTCGGTGAGCCCCTCTACCAGGATATCATCACTGCTCTCAGCCAGATGGATAAGAGCGATATCAAGGTATACGGTGGCCGATACGGTCTTTCCAGCAAGGACTTCACTCCTTCCCACGCAAAGGCTGTCTTTGATCACCTTTCAGGCAAGGCGTTCCACAACTTCACCGTTGGTATCAATGACGATGTAACCAAGAGATCTATTCCTGTACAGGACATGATTGACGTTTCTCCAGAGGGTGTGGTTTCCTGCATGTTCTGGGGTCTTGGCTCTGACGGTACCGTTGGTGCAAACAAGAACTCGATCAAGATCATTGGTGACAACACCGATCTTAATGCTCAGGCATACTTCTCTTACGATTCGAAGAAGAGCGGTGGTATCACCGTCAGCCATCTTCGCTTTGGTAAGGGCCAGCTGACCATGCCGTGGTTGATCGACCATGCTGATTTTGTCGCATGTCACAACCCTGCCTACATCGGGCGCTATGACATGCTTGCTCCTCTCAAGAAGGGTGGTGTGTTCTTGCTCAATAGCCAGATCTCATCCGATGAGATTTTCGAGCACCTGACTCGCGAAATGCAGGAACAGATCATCGAGAAGAAAATCCGTTTCTACAACATCAATGCACTTGAGATTGCAGAGAAAGCAGGTCTTGGTACCCGTATCAATACCGTTATGCAGGCTGCATTCTTCAAGATCAGCCAGGTTCTTCCTGAGACTGAAGCCATCGATTTGGTCAAGCAGTATATCAAGAAGACCTTCCTCAAGAAGGGCGAGGACATCGTTAAGAAGAACTGGGCAGCAGTTGATGGTGCCAGTGAGGCTCTTCATGAGGTTGCTATTCCTGAGAAGATCACCAAGAGCTATGATCCTGCTCGCTTGATCCCTGAGGATGCTGATGCTTTCGCAAAGGACATCATGGAACCCATCATGCACCTCAAGGGCAATGATATTCCTGTTTCCAAGATGTCTTTCGATGGAAGCCTCCCTACCGCTACCGCGAAGTTCGAGAAGCGTGGTGTTGCTCCCTTCGTTCCTCATTGGATTGCTGAGAATTGTATTCAGTGTAACCAGTGTGTACAGTCCTGCCCACACGCAGCAATTAGGGCAAAGCAGATTGAACCAAAGCATCTCGAAGGTGCTCCAGAAACCTTCACGACGCTGAAGTCCAATACCAAGAACGAGAAGGACCTCCAGTTCAAGATTCAGGTGTACACCGAAGATTGTCAGGGTTGTGGTGTTTGTATTGAGACCTGCCCAAGCAAGGAGAAGTCCCTTGTATTCAGCCCAATCGCAACCGAGCGTGAAGCTGGTGAGATTGCAAATGCAGAGTTCTTCGAAGATCTTCCCTACGATGTGCTTGATGGTACCAAGGAAACCACAGTCAAGGGTCTGCAGTTCAAGCAGCCACTCTTCGAGTTCAGTGGGGCTTGTGCCGGATGTGGTGAGACTCCTTACGTCAAGATGGTCTCCCAGATTTGTGGCGATCGCATGATTGTTGCAAACGCAACTGGTTGTTCTTCTATCTACAGTGGTACCTTCCCAACCACTCCTTACACTGTCCGCCAGAGTGACGGTCAGGGTCCATCCTGGGGCAATAGCCTCTTCGAGGACAATGCAGAGTATGGTTTGGGTATGCGCCTCGCTGTCGATTCCAACCGTGATCAGTTGAAGATCTACATCGACCAGCTCCTTGCAATGGGAACCACCGATGCACTCAAGAGTGCCATCGAGAAGTCCCTTGAGCTTTGGGATGAGTCCTCCGATGCTGCCAACGACGCACAGAAGGCTGTTAAGGCAGCTCTTCCTGAGGCAATCGCTGCTGCTAAGAGTGATGATGAGAAGACCTTGCTCGCCAAAATTGACGAGTTGAAGGACTACTTCGCTGACAAGGTTGTCTTCATTATGGGTGGAGATGGATGGGCCTATGATATCGGTTACGGTGGTGTTGACCACGTTGTTGCCTCTGGCAGAAACGTCAACATCCTGGTACTCGATACCGAGGTATACTCCAACACCGGTGGACAGGCTTCCAAGGCAACTCCGATTGCAGCTGTTGCCAAGTTCGCAAACGCTGGTAAGGAGATTGGCAAGAAGAACATGGGCTTCATGTGCATGACCTACGGACATGCTTATGTTGCATCCATCGCTCTTGGTTCCAACCGCTTGCATGCCCAGAAGGCTTTGCAGGAAGCCGTTGCTTGGAAAGGTCCTTCAATCATCTTCTGTTATTCCCCGTGTATCAACCACGGCATGAACATGCGTTTCAGTCAGGTTGAGGAGAAGAAGGCAGTGGAAGCTGGCTATTGGCCGCTTTACCGCTTCAACCCCGCACTCGAGGAAGGCAAGAGATTCAGCTGGGATACCAAGGCAGCTACTGGTTCCTACCAGGAGTTCATCAAGGGTGAGGTTCGCTACACTTCGTTGTACAAGACCAATCCTGAGAATGCTGAGGCACTCTTCGCCAAGGCCGAGGAAGATGCAAAGAAGCGCATGAGTTTCTTTGAGAAACTTGGTCCATTGATGTAA
- a CDS encoding MFS transporter — protein MGNTRTTRPLVAGFSLYRGLERNVYILFIIRIINRFGDFVQLLLVLILTGKLGLSPAQAGFFVSFSVIATMVGQFSSGYIADRWGRKTPLVICQAVVSLSYLASAVMFGLLPHLVPYLILLSSPFRGGTSPLTNTMVADFSHSDQLSRSFSLLYLGTNIGVALGPVAASFLYARSIVLLFAFSSFLIFLSTLLLLRGIPKSETLYTKETATTAKKLRMPPLLILFFILFALYGLAYAQNTFTLPLQFASLYGEVIGSSRYALLMTVNAVTVLLATAFLTTWTHRLGQLPSMAIAMLFYVVGYGMYAGCTVFPLFLVATCIWTFGEILMATNANVFVNAYAPPSLRSRCNSSLTIASSLGHSIAPTGGGLLLAVSGYGQLWGISAGLCFLLGCGYIALNKYLKS, from the coding sequence ATGGGAAATACACGTACAACCCGTCCTCTTGTGGCGGGTTTTTCCTTGTACAGGGGTCTGGAGAGGAATGTTTATATTCTGTTCATAATCCGAATCATCAATAGGTTCGGGGATTTTGTGCAGCTGCTCCTGGTCCTCATTCTTACCGGTAAACTAGGGCTCTCTCCAGCCCAGGCGGGATTCTTTGTCTCATTCAGCGTTATTGCCACCATGGTTGGCCAGTTCTCCAGTGGGTATATTGCTGACCGATGGGGAAGAAAGACTCCACTGGTAATCTGTCAGGCTGTGGTCAGTCTCTCGTATCTTGCAAGTGCTGTGATGTTTGGTTTATTACCTCATCTGGTACCGTATCTGATCCTTCTCTCCAGTCCTTTCCGTGGAGGGACCTCTCCTCTCACGAATACCATGGTTGCTGATTTCAGCCACAGTGATCAACTTTCTAGGTCGTTCAGTCTTCTCTATCTGGGGACGAATATCGGGGTTGCGCTTGGTCCTGTTGCAGCTTCCTTTCTCTATGCACGTTCGATCGTGTTGCTTTTTGCGTTCTCCTCTTTCCTGATTTTCCTCTCTACACTCCTGTTATTGCGTGGAATTCCGAAGAGTGAAACCCTCTATACCAAGGAAACTGCTACTACTGCCAAGAAGCTGCGGATGCCTCCCCTCCTGATACTCTTTTTTATATTGTTTGCCCTTTACGGCCTTGCCTATGCCCAGAATACCTTCACCCTGCCCCTCCAGTTTGCTTCCCTGTATGGGGAGGTGATTGGTTCAAGTCGTTATGCATTGTTGATGACGGTAAATGCCGTCACGGTATTGCTGGCAACCGCGTTCCTCACCACATGGACGCATAGACTGGGACAGCTCCCTTCCATGGCGATCGCCATGCTGTTCTATGTGGTTGGGTATGGGATGTATGCTGGTTGTACAGTCTTTCCACTTTTCCTGGTCGCAACATGTATCTGGACCTTTGGGGAGATTCTGATGGCAACCAATGCCAATGTGTTTGTGAATGCCTATGCGCCTCCCTCTCTTCGGTCAAGGTGTAACTCATCACTTACGATTGCATCCAGTTTGGGCCACTCCATTGCCCCAACAGGCGGGGGGTTGTTGCTGGCAGTGAGTGGATATGGCCAGCTCTGGGGTATATCGGCAGGGCTTTGTTTTCTCCTTGGGTGCGGTTATATTGCACTAAATAAATACTTAAAGAGCTGA
- a CDS encoding galactose ABC transporter substrate-binding protein translates to MKKFTAIMCLALALVTPVFAQGQAEAGAIEIGCAIYKFDDTFMTGVRNAIVAAAAETDAKVEVVDSMNIQATQNEKVDLFITKGMDAMQINPVDRTAAGVIIDKAKKADIPVVFFNREPLAEDMAKWDKIYYVGARAEESGTMSGQLVVDYWKANPKMDKNGDGVLQYVMLKGEPGHQDAELRTEYSIKALQDAGIKVEKLAEDTGMWDRVKGQEKMAAFIASQGDAIEAVFANNDDMALGAIEALKAAGYFKDGKFMPVVGVDATAPALQALEEGTLLGTVLNDAVNQGRATFALSYELAKGNTPSSASIGYDITDGKYVWVPYQMVTKENYQQFK, encoded by the coding sequence ATGAAAAAGTTTACGGCTATCATGTGCTTGGCACTCGCTCTGGTAACTCCCGTTTTTGCCCAAGGACAGGCAGAGGCTGGAGCCATTGAAATCGGATGTGCAATCTACAAGTTTGACGACACCTTTATGACTGGTGTTCGTAACGCAATTGTCGCTGCAGCGGCAGAGACTGATGCAAAGGTCGAAGTTGTTGATTCCATGAACATCCAGGCTACTCAGAATGAGAAAGTCGACCTGTTCATCACCAAAGGTATGGATGCAATGCAGATCAACCCTGTTGACCGCACCGCTGCTGGAGTCATCATCGACAAGGCCAAGAAGGCTGACATCCCTGTAGTATTCTTCAACCGCGAGCCTTTGGCTGAAGATATGGCAAAATGGGACAAGATCTATTACGTGGGAGCCCGCGCAGAAGAGTCCGGTACCATGAGTGGTCAGTTGGTTGTTGATTACTGGAAAGCCAATCCCAAGATGGACAAGAATGGCGACGGAGTCCTGCAGTATGTAATGCTGAAAGGCGAACCCGGACACCAGGATGCAGAGCTGAGAACTGAGTATTCAATCAAGGCATTGCAGGATGCAGGTATCAAGGTTGAGAAACTTGCTGAAGATACCGGCATGTGGGATCGTGTAAAGGGCCAGGAAAAGATGGCTGCTTTCATCGCCAGCCAGGGTGATGCAATTGAGGCAGTGTTCGCAAACAATGACGACATGGCCCTTGGTGCAATCGAAGCCCTCAAGGCTGCTGGTTACTTCAAAGATGGCAAGTTCATGCCCGTCGTTGGTGTTGATGCAACTGCTCCTGCATTGCAGGCACTTGAAGAAGGCACCCTGCTCGGTACCGTACTCAATGACGCTGTCAACCAGGGTCGTGCTACCTTTGCTCTTTCCTATGAGCTCGCAAAGGGCAACACCCCCAGCAGTGCTTCCATCGGCTATGATATTACCGATGGTAAGTATGTATGGGTTCCTTACCAGATGGTTACCAAGGAAAATTATCAGCAGTTCAAGTAA
- a CDS encoding pectinesterase family protein gives MEAYRITLTPEDSINEALARFPDDGKPLIITLEKGIYREKVVIDRENVTLIGSGCDKTRISFSDASRTDMMGTFASATCTVKESNFRSIHMTFANDFDYPSFRHLVEQDPGKVKGLQAVAFRTTESADATVLEDCAFFGYQDTLLLDEGTHLLNHCQIEGNIDFIFGGGLALFTDCTILSNGQGYVAAPSTPSDHLGFCFYQCRFLRKEEVPDHSVYLGRPWHPKADPTIESFTLLVECNLDKHIHPSGWTEMHAFPPEGGEVIFTPKQSRFYESACTGPGSSTERENLGKSAAVSLVKAIESLV, from the coding sequence ATGGAAGCATACCGAATTACCCTCACCCCAGAAGACAGCATCAATGAAGCACTTGCGCGATTTCCTGATGATGGGAAACCACTCATTATCACCCTAGAGAAGGGAATCTATCGGGAGAAGGTAGTCATTGACCGAGAGAACGTGACCCTTATTGGTTCTGGGTGTGATAAGACTCGAATTAGTTTCAGCGATGCTTCGCGGACAGATATGATGGGAACCTTTGCTTCTGCAACCTGCACAGTGAAGGAATCCAACTTTCGGTCTATACACATGACATTTGCCAATGATTTTGACTATCCTTCCTTTCGTCATCTTGTGGAGCAGGACCCAGGGAAAGTGAAGGGATTACAGGCAGTTGCTTTCAGAACCACTGAAAGTGCTGATGCTACCGTCTTGGAGGATTGTGCCTTCTTCGGATACCAGGATACTTTACTGCTTGATGAGGGTACGCATCTACTCAATCATTGTCAGATTGAAGGAAATATCGATTTCATCTTTGGTGGTGGTCTAGCTCTCTTTACCGATTGTACTATCCTCTCCAATGGGCAGGGGTATGTTGCCGCTCCCTCAACCCCTAGTGACCATCTGGGCTTCTGTTTTTATCAATGTAGGTTCCTCAGAAAAGAGGAGGTCCCCGACCACTCAGTGTATCTTGGTAGGCCCTGGCATCCAAAGGCTGATCCTACGATAGAATCCTTCACACTTTTAGTGGAGTGTAACCTGGATAAACATATCCATCCCTCCGGCTGGACTGAGATGCATGCCTTCCCTCCTGAAGGAGGTGAAGTGATCTTTACGCCAAAGCAATCACGGTTCTATGAATCTGCTTGCACTGGGCCTGGATCCTCTACTGAACGTGAAAATCTTGGTAAAAGTGCAGCTGTCTCCCTGGTGAAGGCAATTGAGTCACTAGTATAA
- the mglC gene encoding galactose/methyl galactoside ABC transporter permease MglC, whose protein sequence is MRTQAIGSFLFGKKSLKEFVMDKAIFLVLLLLVIVIAIINPRILRVQVLRDILMMSSTKIIMALGMMFVILTGGVDLGGGRMVGMAAVISASMLQTSDYVRRFYPELGQVPLLLPILLAVIVGTIFGMMNGMIVAKFKVPAFIATLSSMLIIYGVNSIYFNMPPNNSQPIGGLRPDFTFLGSGSIGFIPVIVVFAAIVSIIVWFILNKTVFGKNVYAVGGNPEAAAVSGINITKTLVGLFGLCGFLISLSGVLEAARTGGATNNYGNGYELDAIASCVVGGVSTTGGVGTVSGVIAGVIIFSFINYGLTFVGVNPYWQNIIKGIIIVSAVSFDIRKYVQKK, encoded by the coding sequence ATGCGTACGCAAGCGATAGGTAGTTTCCTCTTTGGTAAAAAGAGTTTGAAAGAGTTTGTGATGGACAAGGCAATCTTCCTCGTCCTGCTTTTATTGGTTATTGTGATTGCCATCATCAATCCCCGTATTCTCAGAGTACAGGTACTCAGGGATATCCTGATGATGAGCTCGACCAAGATCATTATGGCCCTCGGCATGATGTTCGTAATCCTCACCGGTGGCGTTGACCTTGGCGGAGGGCGTATGGTTGGTATGGCAGCGGTAATATCTGCCTCCATGCTCCAGACCTCTGATTACGTCAGGCGTTTCTATCCTGAATTGGGTCAGGTTCCCTTGCTTCTTCCCATTCTGTTGGCCGTAATTGTTGGGACAATTTTTGGGATGATGAATGGAATGATTGTGGCTAAGTTCAAGGTACCTGCCTTTATTGCCACGCTCTCGTCGATGTTGATCATCTACGGAGTCAACTCAATCTATTTCAATATGCCACCGAACAACAGCCAGCCCATCGGCGGACTACGCCCTGATTTCACCTTTCTCGGGTCTGGGTCCATCGGGTTTATACCGGTCATTGTCGTCTTCGCCGCCATTGTATCGATTATCGTCTGGTTCATACTCAACAAGACAGTCTTCGGTAAGAATGTCTATGCAGTAGGAGGAAATCCGGAGGCGGCAGCGGTTTCCGGTATCAACATCACCAAGACCTTGGTTGGGTTGTTCGGTTTGTGTGGTTTCCTGATCTCCCTCTCGGGTGTACTTGAAGCGGCAAGAACCGGAGGAGCAACCAACAACTATGGAAATGGCTATGAGCTTGATGCCATCGCAAGTTGTGTTGTTGGTGGTGTATCAACAACTGGAGGGGTAGGAACAGTCAGTGGCGTCATTGCCGGTGTCATTATCTTTAGTTTCATTAACTATGGTCTGACGTTTGTTGGGGTCAATCCCTACTGGCAGAATATCATCAAGGGAATCATTATTGTATCTGCGGTTTCCTTTGATATCAGGAAATATGTACAGAAGAAATAG
- a CDS encoding sugar ABC transporter ATP-binding protein, with translation MYVLEMNHVSKSFPGVKALDDVTLKVKPGTVHALMGENGAGKSTLMKCLFGLYSMDEGEIRFNGEPVAINNVKEALSLGISMIHQELHLIPYRSVMENIWLGRFPRIGGSKSPVVDHQTMFERTDQLLKDLNLSSITPTDLLRTLSVSKAQSVEIAKAVSYDSKIIIMDEPSSSLTENEVEHLFAIIRSLRQRGVAIIYISHKMEEILKISDEVTIMRDGHYVGTWEASELTTATIIKRMVGRDLTHRFPAGESKIGKELLRVDNYTSPNPRSFKQVSLTLHEGEILGLGGLVGAQRTEVMEAVFGLRLHNEGALYVRGKEVKINSSYDAKKYGMALLTEERRATGIFPVLSVQDNLVIANIRAYRDKSGLLSSAKMAADTKKSIKDLDIKTPSARTLIKSLSGGNQQKVLFARWLLTVPDILILDEPTRGIDVGAKYEIYVIMRELAAQGKGVIMISSEMPELLGMTDRVVVMSEGRVAGTVNSKETNQEQVMELATKYVG, from the coding sequence ATGTATGTACTAGAAATGAACCATGTCTCCAAATCGTTTCCTGGAGTCAAGGCTCTGGACGATGTCACCCTGAAGGTAAAACCTGGGACGGTACACGCTCTGATGGGCGAGAACGGAGCAGGAAAATCCACGTTGATGAAGTGCCTCTTTGGGCTTTATTCCATGGACGAGGGAGAGATCCGCTTCAACGGAGAGCCGGTTGCAATCAACAATGTAAAGGAAGCACTTTCCTTGGGTATTTCCATGATCCACCAGGAACTTCATCTCATCCCCTACCGGTCTGTGATGGAAAATATCTGGTTGGGAAGGTTCCCGAGAATTGGGGGATCCAAGAGTCCTGTGGTTGACCACCAGACAATGTTTGAAAGGACCGATCAATTGCTGAAAGATCTGAATCTTAGCAGCATAACACCGACTGACTTACTACGGACTTTGAGTGTCTCCAAGGCACAGAGTGTTGAGATAGCAAAGGCAGTCTCCTATGATTCGAAAATTATCATCATGGATGAGCCAAGCTCATCGCTGACGGAGAATGAGGTGGAACATCTTTTTGCCATCATACGCTCTCTTCGTCAACGTGGGGTTGCCATCATCTATATTTCCCATAAGATGGAGGAGATTCTCAAGATCTCTGATGAAGTGACAATCATGCGTGACGGGCACTATGTAGGAACTTGGGAAGCAAGTGAGCTTACTACAGCGACCATCATCAAACGGATGGTAGGCCGTGACCTTACGCATCGGTTCCCGGCCGGAGAAAGCAAGATTGGTAAGGAGTTGCTCCGCGTTGATAACTATACCTCCCCCAATCCGAGGAGTTTCAAGCAGGTATCCCTGACACTGCATGAGGGAGAAATCTTGGGACTAGGTGGCCTTGTTGGTGCCCAGAGAACCGAGGTGATGGAGGCAGTCTTTGGCCTGAGGCTCCATAATGAAGGAGCTCTTTATGTACGTGGCAAGGAAGTAAAAATCAATAGTTCCTATGATGCCAAGAAGTATGGTATGGCACTGTTGACCGAAGAGAGGCGAGCTACCGGTATTTTTCCTGTCCTGTCTGTCCAGGATAACCTGGTAATTGCAAATATCAGGGCATATCGGGACAAGAGCGGATTACTCAGTTCGGCCAAGATGGCCGCAGATACAAAGAAAAGCATCAAGGATCTCGATATAAAGACTCCCTCAGCTAGGACCTTGATCAAGAGCCTAAGTGGAGGAAACCAGCAGAAGGTACTCTTCGCACGTTGGTTGCTTACCGTCCCTGATATTCTCATCTTGGATGAGCCTACCAGGGGAATCGATGTAGGAGCCAAGTATGAGATCTATGTCATCATGCGTGAGCTGGCTGCACAGGGCAAGGGTGTGATCATGATCAGCAGTGAGATGCCTGAGCTCTTGGGGATGACCGATCGGGTCGTGGTAATGAGTGAGGGGCGTGTTGCCGGTACGGTGAACAGTAAAGAGACAAACCAGGAACAGGTAATGGAACTGGCGACAAAGTATGTCGGGTAG